In Archangium violaceum, the following are encoded in one genomic region:
- a CDS encoding TonB-dependent receptor, whose product MLRLPRSRRAFLWSCSLSLLCHALPVGAQERSEEEPPSDPDSQAETLVTSSSVPKPLLPASRVGSEVTAEELSRRPARSTPEALLEEEGIFVQRTNHAGGHPIIRGLLGHQVLIMVDGVRLNNAVTRSGPNQYLNTVDPFLVDRLEVVRGPSSVLYGSDALGGVVNVLTLTPRFASEGERRFPASIRAQAGSADLSLQGSLRLGVELPDTAALGVVTGRDFNDLRGGAAIGVQRYTGYTEYDAAVKVRQRLAPGAILLVQYQAARQGDAPRTDRSVPGDFRVFSLQERDFLHGQLTVSGAGPFHRIRVDASALRQGERTDRFRVSRDRIEREDSNVWTFGLRAEGERGLAWNGASLRVGADVFHDKVTGGASRGAILVPVDFSPRPELARYPGSPTSLAAGLFGLFQMDLGTDATGHVGARAQLNRIHLPEDDRLALQFPGSPVLTASNAQALGVAGELGFQQRVSEDLTLFTNLGTGFRAPNVDDYLRLGAEGPGYVLPSRELSPEYSYTAEVGGRFQRGEVARVQAVYAYTYIDGLVTAVPGALNGETHTPDGLAYLVRTNADHAQVHAVELSGQVRPVRSVTLLARAAWVLSSQKRLDPLRPEAPAETESYSKSPPLNGLVRATWEPVDFAFVEGVLQWAAKQERLSAADREDIRICPESPDCQGTPGWAAVHLRAGASWRWFTATLELRNLTDASYRAHASGVDAPGRSVTLALEGRL is encoded by the coding sequence ATGCTTCGACTCCCTCGCTCCAGGCGAGCCTTCCTCTGGTCGTGCTCGCTCTCCCTGCTCTGTCATGCCCTCCCCGTGGGGGCCCAGGAGCGGTCCGAGGAGGAACCTCCCTCCGACCCGGACTCCCAGGCGGAGACGTTGGTGACGTCCTCCAGCGTTCCCAAGCCCCTGCTGCCCGCCTCGCGCGTGGGCTCGGAGGTGACGGCGGAGGAGCTGTCCCGCCGCCCCGCGCGCTCCACGCCGGAGGCGCTCCTGGAGGAGGAGGGCATCTTCGTCCAGCGCACCAACCACGCGGGCGGCCATCCCATCATCCGCGGCCTGCTCGGCCACCAGGTGCTCATCATGGTGGACGGCGTGCGCCTCAACAACGCCGTCACGCGCTCCGGCCCCAACCAGTACCTCAACACCGTCGACCCGTTCCTCGTCGATCGTCTGGAAGTGGTGCGGGGCCCGTCCTCGGTGCTCTACGGCTCGGACGCGCTGGGGGGCGTCGTCAACGTCCTCACCCTGACGCCGCGCTTCGCCTCCGAGGGCGAGCGGCGCTTTCCCGCCAGCATCCGGGCCCAGGCCGGGAGCGCGGACCTCAGCCTCCAGGGCAGCCTGCGCCTGGGCGTGGAGTTGCCGGACACCGCGGCGCTCGGCGTGGTGACGGGGCGTGACTTCAATGACCTGCGGGGCGGGGCGGCCATCGGCGTCCAGCGCTACACGGGCTATACCGAGTACGACGCGGCGGTGAAGGTGCGCCAGCGGCTGGCCCCCGGCGCCATCCTCCTGGTGCAGTATCAGGCCGCGCGCCAGGGCGATGCTCCGCGCACGGACCGCTCGGTGCCCGGCGACTTCCGCGTCTTCTCCCTCCAGGAGCGGGACTTCCTCCATGGCCAGCTCACCGTGAGCGGGGCCGGACCCTTCCACCGCATCCGCGTGGACGCGAGCGCGCTGCGGCAGGGCGAGCGCACGGACCGCTTCCGCGTCTCCCGCGACCGCATCGAGCGCGAGGACTCGAACGTCTGGACGTTCGGCCTGCGCGCCGAGGGCGAGCGGGGCCTGGCGTGGAACGGCGCGAGCCTGCGCGTGGGCGCCGACGTCTTCCACGACAAGGTGACGGGCGGGGCCTCCCGGGGCGCCATCCTCGTGCCGGTGGACTTCTCTCCGCGTCCGGAGCTGGCGCGCTACCCGGGCTCGCCCACCTCGCTGGCCGCGGGCCTCTTCGGCCTCTTCCAGATGGATCTCGGCACGGACGCGACGGGGCACGTGGGCGCGAGGGCGCAGCTCAACCGCATCCATCTCCCCGAGGACGACCGGCTGGCCCTGCAGTTCCCCGGCAGCCCCGTGCTGACGGCCTCCAACGCGCAGGCCCTGGGCGTGGCGGGCGAGCTGGGCTTCCAACAGCGGGTGAGCGAGGACCTCACGCTCTTCACCAACCTTGGTACGGGCTTCCGCGCGCCCAACGTGGACGACTACCTGCGCCTGGGCGCGGAGGGGCCGGGCTACGTGTTGCCCAGCCGCGAGCTGTCCCCCGAGTACTCGTACACCGCCGAGGTGGGCGGGCGCTTCCAGCGGGGCGAGGTGGCGCGGGTGCAGGCCGTGTATGCCTATACCTATATCGACGGTCTGGTGACGGCGGTGCCCGGTGCGCTCAATGGCGAGACGCATACCCCGGACGGGCTGGCCTACCTGGTGCGGACGAACGCGGACCACGCGCAGGTGCACGCGGTGGAGCTCTCCGGGCAGGTGCGGCCCGTGCGCTCGGTGACGCTGCTCGCGCGGGCCGCATGGGTCCTCTCTTCACAGAAGCGGTTGGATCCGCTGCGGCCCGAAGCGCCGGCCGAGACCGAGTCGTACTCCAAGTCCCCACCGCTCAACGGGCTGGTGCGCGCCACCTGGGAGCCGGTGGACTTCGCCTTCGTCGAGGGGGTGCTCCAGTGGGCGGCGAAGCAGGAGCGGCTGAGCGCGGCGGACCGCGAGGACATCCGCATCTGCCCCGAGTCGCCCGACTGCCAGGGGACACCCGGGTGGGCGGCGGTGCACCTGCGGGCCGGAGCGAGCTGGCGCTGGTTCACCGCGACGCTGGAGCTGCGCAACCTCACCGATGCCTCGTACCGCGCGCACGCCTCGGGCGTGGACGCGCCGGGCCGCTCGGTGACGCTCGCGCTGGAGGGCCGCCTGTGA
- a CDS encoding WD40/YVTN/BNR-like repeat-containing protein — MRSQKSWRRLFAAAIAVTLAPLSSLAAEREHDRDDANARREFRDQWYNEAYGKAKKAKKGGPWSLEFRKFMNEAARKEREKYASQLPGSSSTITAVTDPTATVAATGTTWVNIGPTKADYLQNGSYSLNKTDAGRVRNIIVDPTNPNTLYVAFSGGGVWKSTDGGTTWTPRTETLGSLSVGSLEMDPNNSQVLYLGLGDPFDGTGIGLVKSTDGGNTWFAPVYLGNATSITDIQVVPGNGNIVLATTNAGIFRSVDAGATWSQVSLATGYTETPSGWSIAHAGGSKFIITLEAQPSAASGNTQGQVWVTADNGATWTRSTGVTSSAGLERMTVATAPSSPTTVYVLASNPSGNLADIFKSTNGGTSFTALGAASKRYSNGNTEARQVSALFNTQGWYDQMIIVHPTNPNLVYFGGALHMAKTTDGGSTYAQVTNWLGQFSLPYVHADFHAAAFDPTGGKLYVGNDGGVFLTSNAGTSFTDTLNVGIASHLIYDIGASAGDRSAVIAGLQDNGTRVRVGSTSVYNQELGGDGFGCDIHATNGKQMLGTLYYSRIYKSTDGGLNFASASTGITESNNSSSAPFNTVLTTWKGDATGNTVYTFVNTKVYKSTNYASSWSALGTTGLPTDIFIRGIGTAKSNGSILGIVANAGRVFLTNNGGTSWTQAAALPNNGLSLSDVEFDPTNPNTLYVSSVAPDGTKAHAWKSTDFGATWAVSESGLPSGVPVNSITVDPGSNTTVYAATHLGVYRSTDAGATWSRFGTGMPLVNVTDLEILQDSSLVRAGTFGRSVWELMP; from the coding sequence ATGCGTTCGCAGAAGAGCTGGCGCCGGTTGTTCGCCGCGGCCATCGCCGTGACCCTCGCCCCCCTGTCCTCGCTGGCCGCCGAGCGGGAGCATGACCGGGACGACGCCAACGCCCGGCGTGAGTTCCGGGACCAGTGGTACAACGAGGCCTACGGCAAGGCGAAGAAGGCGAAGAAGGGCGGGCCGTGGTCGCTCGAGTTCCGCAAGTTCATGAACGAGGCGGCGCGCAAGGAGCGTGAGAAGTATGCCTCGCAGCTCCCGGGCAGCTCCTCGACCATCACCGCGGTGACGGACCCGACCGCGACCGTCGCGGCCACGGGCACCACGTGGGTGAACATCGGCCCCACCAAGGCCGACTACCTGCAGAACGGCAGCTATTCGCTGAACAAGACGGACGCGGGCCGGGTGCGCAACATCATCGTCGACCCGACCAACCCCAATACCCTCTACGTGGCCTTCTCGGGCGGCGGCGTCTGGAAGTCCACCGACGGCGGCACCACCTGGACGCCCAGGACGGAGACGCTGGGCAGCCTGTCCGTCGGCAGCCTGGAGATGGACCCCAACAACAGCCAGGTGCTGTACCTGGGCCTGGGAGATCCGTTCGACGGCACCGGCATCGGCCTGGTGAAGTCCACCGACGGCGGCAACACCTGGTTCGCCCCGGTGTACCTGGGCAACGCCACCTCCATCACCGACATCCAGGTGGTGCCGGGCAACGGCAACATCGTGCTGGCCACCACCAACGCGGGCATCTTCCGCTCGGTGGACGCGGGCGCCACCTGGTCCCAGGTGAGCCTGGCCACCGGCTACACGGAGACGCCCTCCGGCTGGTCCATCGCCCACGCGGGCGGCTCGAAGTTCATCATCACCCTCGAGGCCCAGCCCTCCGCCGCCAGTGGCAACACCCAGGGCCAGGTGTGGGTGACGGCCGACAACGGGGCCACGTGGACGCGCTCCACCGGCGTCACCTCCTCGGCAGGCCTGGAGCGCATGACCGTCGCCACGGCGCCCTCCAGCCCCACCACCGTGTACGTGCTGGCCTCCAACCCCAGCGGCAACCTGGCGGACATCTTCAAGTCCACCAACGGCGGCACCAGCTTCACGGCGCTCGGCGCGGCCAGCAAGCGCTACTCCAACGGCAACACCGAGGCGCGCCAGGTGAGTGCCCTCTTCAACACCCAGGGTTGGTACGATCAGATGATCATCGTCCACCCGACCAACCCCAACCTGGTCTACTTCGGCGGCGCGCTGCACATGGCGAAGACCACCGACGGCGGCTCGACCTACGCCCAGGTCACCAACTGGCTCGGCCAGTTCAGCCTGCCGTACGTGCACGCGGACTTCCACGCCGCGGCCTTCGACCCGACGGGCGGCAAGCTGTACGTGGGCAACGACGGCGGCGTCTTCCTGACGAGCAACGCGGGCACCAGCTTCACGGACACGCTCAACGTGGGCATCGCCTCGCACCTCATCTACGACATCGGCGCATCGGCGGGTGACCGCAGCGCCGTCATCGCGGGCCTGCAGGACAACGGCACCCGCGTGCGCGTGGGCTCCACCAGCGTCTACAACCAGGAGCTCGGCGGCGACGGCTTCGGCTGCGACATCCACGCCACCAACGGCAAGCAGATGCTCGGCACGCTGTACTACTCCCGCATCTACAAGAGCACCGACGGCGGCCTGAACTTCGCCTCGGCCAGCACCGGCATCACCGAGAGCAACAACAGCAGCTCGGCGCCGTTCAACACCGTGCTGACGACCTGGAAGGGCGACGCGACGGGCAACACCGTCTACACCTTCGTGAACACCAAGGTGTACAAGTCGACCAACTACGCCAGCTCGTGGAGCGCGCTGGGCACCACTGGCCTGCCCACCGACATCTTCATCCGCGGCATCGGCACGGCGAAGAGCAACGGCAGCATCCTCGGCATCGTCGCCAACGCCGGCCGCGTGTTCCTCACCAACAACGGCGGCACGAGCTGGACCCAGGCCGCGGCGCTGCCCAACAACGGCCTGAGCCTGAGCGACGTGGAGTTCGACCCGACCAACCCCAACACCCTCTACGTCTCCTCGGTCGCGCCGGACGGGACCAAGGCCCACGCCTGGAAGTCCACGGACTTCGGCGCCACCTGGGCGGTGAGCGAGAGCGGCCTGCCGTCCGGCGTCCCGGTCAACAGCATCACCGTGGATCCGGGCAGCAACACCACGGTGTACGCCGCCACGCACCTGGGCGTGTACCGCTCCACCGACGCGGGCGCCACGTGGAGCCGCTTCGGCACCGGCATGCCGCTGGTGAACGTGACCGACCTGGAGATCCTCCAGGACTCCAGCCTCGTGCGCGCCGGCACCTTCGGCCGCTCGGTCTGGGAGCTGATGCCGTAG
- a CDS encoding glycosyltransferase: MTTPPDASRKPATFLLTSSTAPGHFLRILDLAQQLTSRGHRVLVKAKAAAAAEVKASGAEHLPYEHQLDIQDLTALAQNAELPRWMPRFPLFLSLIRFFTQANNVQLARELEPVLRREQVDCVLYDFFEVGAAWAAERAGIPWASAGNLGTLLTRDELPLMFNVQPPMSHFGKVPAAAHALFNQFLSLREPRARLGLPPYTGRTAELIRAMVSPRLHIIMAHRGLVGDIPLRDNQVFAGPTTFNVPAKAREEAPRIEPGTVVISTTTTPKDDGLFRRVLEAVAPMNVPVLATAAGARDIPVGLGAHIRIERYVPHDTVFPQARVLITHGGWGAVGRALTYGLPMLVIPLFGDQHLNAAMVQRSGLGRHLPLDKATPETIRAELQALLADEGIRARARRASAEIKQLKEEQVAARALEQLAYEGRANATARASAA; encoded by the coding sequence ATGACCACGCCCCCTGATGCTTCACGCAAGCCCGCGACGTTCTTGCTGACGAGCTCGACCGCGCCGGGACACTTCCTGCGCATCCTCGACCTGGCACAGCAGCTCACCTCCCGGGGCCACCGGGTGCTGGTCAAGGCGAAGGCCGCCGCCGCGGCCGAGGTGAAGGCCTCCGGCGCGGAACACCTTCCCTACGAGCACCAGCTGGATATTCAGGACCTCACGGCGCTCGCACAGAACGCCGAGCTGCCGCGATGGATGCCGCGGTTTCCACTCTTCCTCTCGCTCATCCGCTTCTTCACGCAGGCGAACAACGTCCAGCTGGCGCGTGAGCTCGAGCCCGTGCTGCGGCGCGAGCAGGTGGACTGCGTGCTCTACGACTTCTTCGAGGTGGGGGCGGCCTGGGCCGCGGAGCGCGCCGGCATCCCCTGGGCGAGCGCCGGGAACCTGGGCACCCTCCTCACGCGCGACGAGCTGCCGCTGATGTTCAACGTGCAGCCGCCGATGAGTCACTTCGGCAAGGTGCCCGCGGCGGCGCATGCGCTCTTCAACCAGTTCCTGTCGCTGCGCGAGCCGCGGGCCAGGCTCGGCCTGCCGCCCTATACCGGCCGCACGGCGGAGCTCATCCGGGCGATGGTCTCGCCCAGGCTCCACATCATCATGGCCCATCGGGGACTCGTCGGTGACATCCCGCTCCGCGACAACCAGGTCTTCGCCGGGCCGACGACCTTCAACGTGCCCGCCAAGGCTCGCGAGGAGGCGCCGCGCATCGAGCCCGGGACCGTGGTCATCAGCACGACGACGACCCCCAAGGATGACGGCTTGTTCCGGAGGGTGCTGGAGGCCGTCGCGCCGATGAACGTCCCCGTCCTCGCCACGGCCGCGGGTGCCCGGGACATCCCCGTCGGGCTGGGGGCCCATATCCGTATCGAGCGGTACGTCCCGCACGACACGGTGTTCCCCCAGGCGCGAGTGCTGATCACCCACGGCGGCTGGGGAGCGGTGGGGCGAGCCCTGACCTACGGACTGCCCATGCTGGTCATCCCCCTCTTCGGCGACCAGCATCTGAACGCGGCCATGGTGCAGCGCTCGGGACTCGGACGCCACCTCCCGCTGGACAAGGCGACGCCCGAGACGATCCGCGCCGAGCTGCAGGCGCTCCTGGCGGACGAAGGCATCCGTGCCCGCGCGCGGCGCGCCTCCGCGGAGATCAAGCAGCTCAAGGAAGAGCAGGTCGCCGCCCGAGCGCTCGAGCAGCTCGCCTACGAGGGGAGAGCGAACGCCACGGCCCGGGCCTCCGCGGCCTGA
- a CDS encoding Uma2 family endonuclease produces the protein MGKGKKPATYEDIEALPVGWVGEILEDELVASPRPALPHARVSSALNALLSTAFDLEHPGTRGGWWILSEPELHLGRDIVVPDLAGWRRDRMPDPSFMDEPFATVAPDWVCEVLSPSTVRVDRERKLPFYHREGVSHVWFIDPLTRTLEIRHRRERDWLLTASHRGDGEVRAEPFDVLLLRLGALWLPRPGATPAPVI, from the coding sequence ATGGGGAAAGGGAAGAAGCCGGCGACGTACGAGGACATCGAGGCGCTGCCGGTCGGGTGGGTGGGGGAGATCCTCGAGGACGAGCTGGTGGCCTCGCCGCGGCCAGCCCTGCCACATGCCCGGGTGTCATCGGCGCTCAATGCCTTGTTGAGCACGGCTTTCGATCTGGAGCACCCGGGGACACGGGGAGGGTGGTGGATTCTTTCCGAGCCAGAGCTCCATCTGGGCCGGGACATCGTGGTGCCGGACCTCGCGGGCTGGCGGCGCGATCGGATGCCAGACCCCTCCTTCATGGACGAGCCTTTCGCGACGGTGGCTCCCGATTGGGTGTGTGAGGTGCTCTCGCCCTCCACCGTCCGTGTCGACAGGGAGCGCAAGCTGCCGTTCTACCACCGTGAGGGCGTGAGCCATGTCTGGTTCATCGATCCGCTGACGCGCACCCTGGAGATCCGCCACCGCCGGGAGCGGGACTGGTTGCTCACCGCCAGCCATCGCGGCGACGGGGAGGTCCGCGCCGAACCGTTCGACGTGCTCCTGTTGAGGCTGGGTGCCCTGTGGTTGCCCCGCCCTGGCGCAACGCCGGCTCCCGTCATTTGA
- a CDS encoding tripartite tricarboxylate transporter permease: protein MQADLLNQILVAAAMGLLGAVVFTAIGLISGTDETTTLAPPTLLVALLGVPPAGVFTFFLAGAVAKHMTHAVPTALLGIPGDTTAIPLLQDANILRNLGVPHIALRKMVSGGLLAAFLAVPLAVSFALLLAPFGGAISKSAPWIFVTAAVLIAYLSGGRWASVVALVPFVLVIVALQAFTASRGVKLSVSYFLGIAIGPLVADLFSVLSPLEGPRMRRDHVRTFSLAPDVKSWSGYFPNPFKVLDATQIRWTLAAAAVSSATFVFSPVAMTVVMGEAVGSRIKHAYHRLTTVLAARNGVTEATYIAEVLIPLIAFGLPLSPVAAGPAAPLFNAPPRFTVDTATGQTHNLHDLLSHWEFLGYGMLSVVLAALVSYPFAMNHARRAALFVSRKVSHEAIISTFVGLIIVISVWEGQLLGLLVILTMGLLGGLLSRTLGFNTGVQFMGYYTAVLTVPALLELFK, encoded by the coding sequence GTGCAAGCGGACCTCCTGAATCAAATCCTGGTCGCCGCGGCCATGGGGCTGCTCGGTGCGGTGGTGTTCACCGCCATCGGATTGATCTCCGGGACCGACGAGACGACGACGCTCGCGCCGCCGACCCTGTTGGTCGCGCTGCTGGGCGTGCCGCCGGCGGGCGTCTTCACCTTCTTTCTCGCCGGGGCTGTCGCCAAGCACATGACGCATGCCGTCCCCACCGCACTGCTCGGCATTCCCGGTGACACCACCGCCATTCCACTGCTGCAGGACGCCAACATCCTGCGCAACCTCGGCGTGCCGCACATCGCGCTGCGCAAGATGGTGTCCGGAGGGCTCCTCGCCGCCTTCCTCGCGGTGCCGCTGGCGGTGTCGTTCGCCTTGCTGCTCGCGCCCTTTGGCGGCGCCATCTCGAAGTCGGCGCCGTGGATCTTCGTGACGGCCGCGGTGCTGATCGCCTACCTGTCTGGCGGTCGCTGGGCATCCGTGGTCGCGCTGGTGCCCTTCGTCCTCGTCATCGTGGCGCTGCAGGCGTTCACCGCCAGCCGTGGCGTCAAGCTCAGCGTGAGCTACTTCCTCGGAATCGCCATCGGCCCGCTGGTGGCCGATCTGTTCTCGGTGCTCTCCCCGCTCGAGGGTCCGCGCATGCGCCGCGACCATGTCCGGACGTTCTCGCTGGCTCCGGACGTCAAGAGCTGGTCGGGTTATTTCCCCAACCCGTTCAAGGTGCTCGATGCCACGCAGATCCGCTGGACGCTCGCCGCCGCGGCGGTGTCGAGCGCCACGTTCGTGTTCAGCCCGGTGGCGATGACGGTGGTGATGGGCGAGGCCGTGGGCTCGCGCATCAAGCATGCCTATCACCGGCTGACCACCGTGCTGGCCGCGCGCAACGGGGTGACCGAGGCCACCTACATCGCCGAAGTGCTGATTCCGCTGATCGCTTTCGGCCTGCCCTTGAGTCCGGTGGCCGCCGGCCCGGCGGCACCGCTGTTCAACGCGCCTCCGCGTTTCACGGTGGATACCGCCACCGGGCAGACGCACAACCTGCACGACCTGCTCAGTCACTGGGAGTTCCTGGGTTACGGCATGCTGTCCGTGGTGCTGGCGGCGCTGGTGTCCTACCCGTTCGCCATGAACCATGCACGGCGGGCGGCGCTGTTCGTCTCGCGCAAGGTGAGCCACGAGGCCATCATCTCCACCTTCGTCGGTCTGATCATCGTCATCAGCGTCTGGGAAGGCCAGTTGCTGGGGCTGCTGGTGATCCTGACGATGGGACTGCTCGGCGGGCTGTTGTCGCGCACCCTCGGATTCAACACGGGCGTGCAGTTCATGGGCTACTACACGGCGGTGCTCACCGTGCCCGCGTTGCTCGAGCTGTTCAAATGA
- a CDS encoding helix-turn-helix transcriptional regulator, with amino-acid sequence MRSSRLLALLLNLQRRGHATAAELAAELEVSVRTLYRDVAALMAAGVPVWTEPGPHGGIRLVEGWRTRLDGLTADEATALFLSGAPQALTDLGLATVAVSARAKVDATLPSELRGRAGRIRERFLLDAPGWFSRPEQLDALPAAAEAVWTGHQLDIHYGSHSVIRRVDPLGLVLKSGTWYLIARHRGELKTYRLSRIHRAQVRDETFVRPEDFDLAAWWAQSSAEFDASLLTYPCRVRLSARAQKLLPHLVPHDAVRRMLDAAGPPDADGWRTVDLLLESEDVAVDQLSGLGDGVEVLEPLSLRQRLHAVGTRMAALNTP; translated from the coding sequence ATGCGTTCCAGTCGATTGCTCGCCCTCCTCCTCAATCTCCAACGGCGCGGACACGCCACGGCGGCGGAGCTCGCCGCCGAGCTGGAGGTCTCCGTCCGCACGCTCTACCGCGACGTGGCCGCGCTGATGGCGGCTGGCGTTCCCGTCTGGACCGAGCCGGGTCCGCACGGTGGAATCCGTCTGGTCGAGGGCTGGCGCACGCGCCTCGACGGCCTGACCGCCGACGAGGCGACCGCCCTGTTCCTGTCCGGGGCTCCGCAGGCCCTCACCGACCTGGGCCTGGCCACGGTCGCCGTGAGCGCCAGGGCCAAGGTGGATGCCACCCTTCCCTCGGAGCTGCGAGGCCGGGCGGGCCGGATCCGGGAGCGGTTCCTGCTCGACGCGCCCGGCTGGTTCTCCCGGCCCGAGCAGCTCGACGCGCTGCCCGCCGCCGCCGAGGCCGTCTGGACGGGCCACCAGCTCGACATCCACTACGGCTCACACTCCGTCATCCGCCGCGTGGACCCGCTCGGGCTCGTCCTCAAGTCGGGCACCTGGTACCTGATCGCCCGGCACCGCGGGGAGCTCAAGACGTACCGGCTCAGCCGGATCCACCGGGCCCAGGTCCGGGACGAGACGTTCGTCCGCCCGGAAGACTTCGACCTCGCCGCATGGTGGGCCCAATCTTCGGCGGAGTTCGACGCGTCCCTGCTCACCTACCCCTGCCGCGTCCGCCTCTCGGCTCGCGCCCAGAAGCTCCTGCCCCACCTGGTCCCACATGATGCCGTCCGCCGGATGCTCGACGCCGCCGGGCCGCCAGACGCGGACGGCTGGCGCACGGTGGACCTCCTCTTGGAGAGCGAGGACGTCGCCGTCGACCAGCTCAGCGGCTTGGGCGATGGCGTCGAGGTCCTCGAGCCGCTGTCCCTGCGCCAGCGACTGCACGCGGTCGGCACGCGGATGGCAGCCCTCAACACGCCGTGA
- a CDS encoding TetR/AcrR family transcriptional regulator, with amino-acid sequence MGAKRKSSKKRVLVRGEPVVRGVLEATLEELALVGYGALRIEDVAARAGVNKTTIYRRWPMKQELVDAALHSVTVARIIQPDTGSLRGDLLEIGRHMATLMSSAEGQALRRILIAEERNPEFMAIAGLLRESMDALPLPVIEAARTRGELAPGLESVLPFQVLAASVQHRLFMERRGIDEGYLEQLVDLILLGALAPDKRK; translated from the coding sequence ATGGGAGCGAAGAGGAAATCCTCGAAGAAGCGTGTGCTGGTGCGCGGCGAGCCGGTGGTGCGAGGTGTCCTCGAGGCCACGCTCGAGGAGCTCGCCCTGGTCGGCTACGGCGCGCTCCGGATCGAGGACGTGGCCGCGCGCGCCGGGGTCAACAAGACCACCATCTACCGGCGCTGGCCGATGAAGCAGGAGCTCGTGGATGCGGCCCTCCACTCGGTCACCGTCGCGCGGATCATCCAGCCGGATACGGGCTCGCTCCGTGGCGATCTGCTCGAGATCGGGCGCCACATGGCCACGCTCATGAGCTCAGCGGAGGGCCAGGCGCTCAGGCGCATCCTCATCGCCGAGGAGCGCAACCCGGAGTTCATGGCCATCGCCGGGCTGCTCCGTGAATCCATGGACGCCCTGCCGCTTCCCGTCATCGAGGCAGCCAGGACACGAGGCGAGCTGGCCCCGGGCCTCGAGTCCGTGCTGCCCTTCCAGGTCCTGGCGGCCTCCGTTCAGCATCGGCTCTTCATGGAACGCCGGGGCATCGACGAGGGCTATCTCGAGCAGCTGGTCGATCTGATCCTCCTGGGCGCGCTGGCGCCGGACAAGCGGAAGTAG
- a CDS encoding dihydrofolate reductase family protein, translating into MTRTQYYVAASIDGYIADADGRLDWLFQFNDAQGVTEHYTKFLSGVGALAMGAATYEFILAELREAWPYAGIPTWVFTHRELPGYPGADIRFTTEDVGAVHEQMVRAAGEKNIWLMGGGNLVAQFSKRGLLDELLLGVAPVILGGGIPLLPARLPGPLELQGITRFGQGMVELRYEIPRGAGGASGEPYPKSHNPG; encoded by the coding sequence ATGACACGGACCCAATACTACGTAGCGGCCAGTATCGACGGTTACATCGCCGACGCGGACGGTCGTCTGGACTGGCTCTTCCAGTTCAACGACGCGCAGGGGGTGACCGAGCACTACACGAAGTTCCTCTCGGGCGTGGGGGCATTGGCGATGGGCGCCGCGACCTACGAGTTCATCCTCGCCGAGCTCCGGGAAGCCTGGCCCTACGCCGGCATTCCCACCTGGGTGTTCACCCATCGCGAGCTGCCCGGCTACCCGGGGGCGGACATCCGCTTCACCACCGAGGACGTGGGCGCCGTCCACGAGCAGATGGTCCGGGCGGCGGGGGAGAAGAACATCTGGTTGATGGGCGGCGGCAACCTCGTGGCCCAGTTCTCGAAGCGAGGACTCCTGGACGAGCTGCTGCTCGGCGTCGCTCCCGTCATCCTCGGAGGTGGGATTCCGCTGCTGCCCGCCCGCCTGCCGGGTCCGCTCGAGCTCCAGGGCATCACCCGCTTCGGCCAGGGCATGGTCGAGCTGCGGTACGAGATTCCCCGCGGCGCTGGCGGCGCCTCCGGAGAACCCTACCCGAAAAGTCACAATCCGGGGTAG